acccattcagtcatgtcccgccctcccgctgccactctgcaaaagtgtagacacaggctttttagcttacaaattactattctgtttttttttttaattattattagaaggcacatcgagtttagtcctgccttggccagtgcattctgaaagtgtgtttcggtctgtagccaacaattcatgttattgcagatcatatctctccacacaaactaggcgcagatgccgactttttttttttttgaatcgcgcagatccgttttttttgggggggggggggggggggcgttggagtgtctgaatgtaatttcaaggtggattctgtattaaaattactaaataggcgggtgccgttgcagtccatgaggcgtggggggtgtgggaggaaggcagtggatcggggggctgcgcacgtttgcacggaagctgcgcacattaaattttgcgtgGCTTCGGCGCGGGCatgcgcggctttctgatttgctgtcttcttctcgtgcttgtacttcttgtgtttcgtggactgtggcggcatttgcttatatgcagaatttgctttgaagaagttgtggtcggacgctccaacgcccccccttgggaaaggaaagtcggatctgcgcgattcagccatggagagggcggcatccgccaaaaggcgcaccgtttacatccctgtaataattccaattctagaattttaaactcataggttaaccgacaggcggcacggtggtgtagtggttagcgctgtcgcctcacagcaagaaggtcctgggttcgagccccgtggccgacgagggcctttctgtgtggagtttgcatgttctccccgtgtccgcgtgggtttcctctgggtgctccggtttcccccacagtccaaagacatgcaggttaggttaactggtgactctaaattgaccgtaggtgtgaatgtgagtgtgaatggttgtctgtgtctgtgtcagccctgtgatgacctggtgacttgtccagggtgtaccccgcctttcacccgtagtcagctgggataggctccagcttgcctgcgaccctgtagaacaggataaagcagctacagataatggatggatggatggatggaggttaaccgactttaaccggctaatgaggctcggtggtcggtcaagattttttttagttttcgccatccctaatataatgcttgtattactatTAGCAATATAAATGAATCCACTTTATATTATAGGGATTGTGTATGTGCCcgggtggtttaattattcttcaaaagggctcttatttagtattatgaagAAAGTAAGAAttgatcataactaccaggataaatcgtttgggcgcgagtcttgttgaggtccggggtcactgcgatcagagtcggccgagtcgctgcccGATTCTGAGGTcgcacagtcaaaccagtgagccacattcaccgattaggttcatacatgtatggtttcacctctcgatattcaatttgaagagttcctacttcaaaatcgctatcagacattttacacaacctctcacgaccgaagtccgtacacgtgtgctcggttcgcaagtaaacacagagctgctcccagtctgtttgctttGAATAACGTCACGATGACGGTCCCCTGGTGGTAAAAGTGCacgtaagtgagatgtaaacaaacccttgGAACTtgtgcaaaccagtatattttaaccgttttattcaatgttggggtgcaaattagacaccaggaagatttaattcgttttttgggtcgttcttctagagaataaagttgatattctacgtttcacctctgacccttgcctatgacctttaatgtaGTGTGGACATCATGTGACGATGAAAATGTTAAACACTGGCTCTGAAGCAAAACTAGTTGAGAACCATTGCtccagatataaaaaaaaaaaaaaaacctgagaaaAAAGGGACACTGCAAAAACGCTCCAGCGACCAAAATTCGGTACATTTTGCACCGTCAGCTTGATTCCCCTCAAAGAAATCAATTTAAAAAAGAAGCAGCCTTTTACATTTGCTATTGCACATAACTGATAACTACAAAATGCTGTCTGTAGTTACTAAAGTACTTACTTTGTCAAAGCCCATGGCACAGAGTTTGTCTATTTTGCGTGTGTATTCGGGACTAGAGACGGGAGCACCAGCGTAAACATGAGACCACAGTCGAGCAGTCTGTTTGAACATCTCAGGATTCTGTTTATACTGAAAGAACCAAAGTACAGAATGTAATGTAAACACCACAGAGTTTATCACAGTAAATAATTCTGCATTTTGTTTTCCTCGTTTCTGTTTAGCACACAGTATAAATTAATAATAAGCCACTTGAGATTAAACAACATCTACACATAAGACTCATAACAGAGCCGTTAtgacacattctcacacacacacacacacacatctacctGATTGGCTACTACAGCGTCCTGAGGGTCATCGGGCTCGGCTGCAGCTAGTAAAGCCTGTAGTGAGAGCAAAACTGTGCGCAGAGTCATCGCTGCAGCCCTGCAGAGAGCAAAGAGGTACGTATCTGTTAGTTCATTACTATTTCTGGTGTAGAAATCCCTCGGAGATTAAAGCCAAACTTCACCCTGGAGCACATTAAACATGTGCTTAGTAATTCCGGTGCCATTTGAAAAAAGTGTAGAAGGAAACGCTGTTAGAGAATCCAGTGAAGTTCGAGACTTGCTGTGGGTAGTGAGTGATCTCCAGAATGACGAGCACGGTGGTGCTGGCAGCGAGGTTAGCATTTAATATGAACAAGTCAACACTTTGGAATCCGATCTGGAGCCAAGAGAGCTGGACGGGCTCGAGTACTAAAGCGCTGCTGCACTGCTCTCTTCAGGTCGAGATAAATCGATGGTTCAATCCCACAATCAGCAGCACTGTGTACAATGTAGGAAAACTATTAACCCAAGTGAAAACAGACCAACGTGTTCATTCATGAAGTTCaaactactaaaaaaaaaaaaaattctttacaAAATAAATTgccattttaaaggaacagtccatcgtacttccataatgaaatatgctcttatctgaattgagacgacctGCTCCGTACCTcaccaagctttgcgcgacctcccagtcagtcagacgcagtcagatgcgctgtcactcctgttagcaatgtagctaggctcagcatggccaatggtattttttggggctgtagttagatgcgaccaaactcttccgcatttttcctgtttacataggttcatatgaccagtgatatgaaaaaagttcagttacacaaattgaaacgtagcgattttctatgctatggaaagtccgcactataatgacaggcgtactaacaccttctgcgcgcttcgacagcgcattgatatctgagctctgtatcaatgcgctgtcgaagcgcgcagaaagtgttagtacgcctgtcattatagtgcggactttccatagcatagaaaatcgctacattttaatttgtgtaactgaacttgtttcatatcactggtcatataaacctatgtaaacaggaaaaacgtggaagagtttggtcgcatctaactacagccccaaaaaataccattggccatgctgagcctagctacattgctaacaggagtgacagcacgtctgactgactgggaggttgcgcaaagctcggagaggtacggagcaactcgtctcaattcagataagagcatatttcattatgcaagtacggtggactgttcctttaagaaaggAGGAGAAATAACCAGAAGCTGTTTCAACGGATTTAAACTGAGGACTTTAACATtaaagtggggaaaaaaaggggaaaaaaatgcatAATACTTTTTTGCAGCGCAATAAGAAAGACGTTACACACAATACCAAAtgcggagacttttttttttccacatgttcatttattttcttttttacttCATGCTGAAATCAGTAGCACAAGAGAAAGTCTACCTGCAGCTTTACTTGATAATCATGAGGTAAAGTGAGCGGTTGATTGGTTGAACCAATcagatttacagtggggcaaaaaagtatttagtcagtcaccaattgtgcaagttctcccacttaaaaagatgagagaggcctgtaattttcatcataggtatacctcaactaagagacaaaatgagaaaaaaaaatccagaaaatcacattgatttttaaagaatttatttgcaaattatggtggaaaataagtatttggtcaataacaaaagttcatctcaatactttgttatataccct
This Neoarius graeffei isolate fNeoGra1 chromosome 3, fNeoGra1.pri, whole genome shotgun sequence DNA region includes the following protein-coding sequences:
- the ube2kb gene encoding ubiquitin-conjugating enzyme E2Kb (UBC1 homolog, yeast) isoform X2; the encoded protein is MTLRTVLLSLQALLAAAEPDDPQDAVVANQYKQNPEMFKQTARLWSHVYAGAPVSSPEYTRKIDKLCAMGFDKNAVIVALSSKSWDVETATELLLSN